GCATCCGTAAGCCTGGATAATAGCGGGCAGAAGAGTACCGGGGAAGATCAGCTGAGTGGCGTGCTCACCGCCAATAATATGCTGGGGCTGGCGGATAAATGGTTTGTCAGCGGCGGGCGCAGCAGCGATTTTGCCAGCGCGTACGATGCGCAGAATTTCCAGGCGGGCGTCAGCGTGCCGTTTGGCTACGGATTACTGGACTACAGCTACGCCTGGAGTAACTACCGGACCACCATCAATAACCAGGGATTCAACTGGCTCTCCACGGGCGATACCAGAACCCACCGCGTTAACGCGTCCTGGGTGGTCTTCCGCAACGGGGAGGTGAAAACCGGCATTGCGGCTGGCGTGGTTCAGCGCTCCAGCCGCAACTGGCTCAACGACGCGCCGCTTCAGAGCAGCACGCGCAACCTCTCCAGCCTGATTCTGGGCATTACGCACACGCAAAAAATGCTGGGCGGCGTGGCGACCTTCAACCCGACCTGGAGCCACGGCATGCCGTGGTTCAATGCCGAAACCGACGAAGATAAGTCCGGGGATGTGCCGCGCGCGGAATTCCGCAAATGGAGTCTGAACGCCAGCTTCCAGCGGCCGATTACCCGTAATGCCTGGTGGCTGACCAGCGCCTATGGCCAGTGGTCGCCCGATCGGCTGTACGGCTCCGAGCGCCTGACGCTCGGCGGCGAAAGCTCCGTGCGCGGTTTTAAAGAGCAGTACCTGTCCGGGGATAACGGCGGCTACTGGCGTAACGAGCTGGGGTACTCCCTCTTCACCCTTCCTGTGATTGGCGCGGTGAGCGCAACGGTCGCCGTTGACGGTGGCTGGCTGGAAAAAGACCGTCAGGACCGCTTTGCCTCCGGCACGTTATGGGGAGGCTCGGTGGGGCTGAGCAGCGCAGGGCGCTGGTACAGCAGCCAGATTTCGGTCGGCACGCCCCTGCACTACCCCGACTGGCTCGGCCCGGATCATGTGAGCGTTAACTGGCGCATTGCCTTCATGCTTTAAGAGACTCTACGACTATGGATACCCGTCACCCACCCGTTCGTTTCTCGCAGCGTCTGATCAGCTGGATTGTCTGCGGCTTAATGGTCTGGCAGCCGATGGCTCCTGCCGTCGCGGCGGCGCTGACGCCGACCGGGCAGACTTCGGTCGATCGGGCGGGGAACGGGGTGCCGGTCGTCAACATCGCCACGCCCAACGGGGCGGGTATCTCGCATAACCAGTTCGGTGAGTATAACGTCGGCAAAGAGGGGCTTATCCTCAATAACGGCACGGACCGTTTAACCCGGACCCAGCTGGGCGGGCTTATCCAGAACAACCCCAACCTGCAGGCCGGGCGGGAAGCGAAAGGCATTATCAACGAAGTCACGGGCGCCAGCCGCTCGCAGTTACAGGGCTACACGGAAGTTGCCGGTAAAGCAGCAAACGTCATGGTGGCCAACCCGTACGGCATTACCTGTAACGGGTGCGGATTTATCAACACCCCGAACGTCACCCTGACCACGGGGAAACCGCAGTTCGACGCCAGCGGTAACCTGCAGGCGCTGGAGGTGACGAAAGGTGCCATCACGGTTGAAGGCCAGGGGCTGGATGCCAGCAAGAGCGACGCGCTGTCGATCATTGCGCGCGCGACGGAAGTGAACGCCGCGATACATGCGAACGACCTGACGGTAACGGCAGGGGCGAACCGCGTGGGCGCAGACGGCAGCGTCAGGCCGATTGCCGGTGAGGGCGCCGCGCCCGTGGTGGCCGTGGATACCGGCGCGCTCGGCGGGATGTATGCCAACCGCATCCGCCTGGTCTCCAGCGAGACGGGCGTGGGGGTGAACCTCGGCAACCTCACCGCGCGCCAGGGCGATATTCAGCTGGACGCGGGCGGGAAACTGACGGTCACGAACAGCCTGGCCAGCGGCTCGATTACCGCGAATGGCGCGGGAGTGGTCCTCAACGGCAGCCATCAGGCCGGGGGCGCGCTGAATGTGACCAGCTCGCAGGATGTGGAACTCAATAACAGCACGCTCGCCAGCCAGGGCGATATGCGCCTTTCCGCTGCGGGGAAAGTGCAGACGACGGGCGGCGGGACGAACAGCGCGGGCGCGCTTGCGGTGAGCAGCGGGCAGGGGATGACGCTCAGCAATACCTCCCTGGTCTCCCGCGGCGCGGCGACGCTGGACAGTAAAGATACCCTGACCGTCAACGGCGGCGGCGTGTCGGCACAGGGCGGGGCGCTGACCGTCACGAGCAGTCAGGGAATGGTGCTTTCGGATGCGACGCTGACGGGTCAGGCCGACACCACGCTGTCCACCGGCGGCAGCCTGACGCAGCGCGGCGGCAGCGTCACCAGCAAGGGCGCGCTCAGCGTGGCGGCCGGGAAGGATATCACGCTGACGAATACCCGCAGCGGTAGCGATACCCGCGCGACCCTCAGCAGCGGCGGCACGCTGTCATCCACGGGCAGTGCGGTCTCGGCAGGGGAGAGTCTGGCCCTGAGCGGCGGACAGCTGGTGATGGACGGCCAGAGCCGGGCCGATGCCACGGGCGATGTCCGCCTGACGGGCAGCGCCGTCAGTAATCAGGGGCAGGTGAATGCGGGGCGCGACATTGCCCTCTCCGGCAACAGGGTGTCCAACAGCGGCCAGCTGGCAGCGAAAGGCCACCTTGACGTGAATGCAGGAGAGCTGACAAACGGCGGCACGGTGCAGGGTAACGACGTCACCCTGAAGGGGCAGACGGTCACTAACAGCGGTACCCTGCAGAGCGCCGGTAACCTGGCGCTAAGCGCCGGTAACCTGGAGCAGCGGGGCACGCTGAGCGCGAAGGGCAATGCAAACGTCACGGCGCAGCAGACCCTGCGTAACAGCGGCAGCCTGCTGGCTGACGGGGCGATGAGCGTGACGGCAGACGCGCTTGAACAGAACGGCACCCTGTCCGGCGCGACGGCGCTGACGGCGCAGGCCGGCACCCTGACCAGCGGTGAGGCGTCCCGCACCACCAGCCAGGGCAATGTTCAGATTACCGCGACCCGCAGCGCCAGCCTGAACGGGCAGACGGACGCGGCGGGGGCATTAACCGTCAGCACCGGCGACCTGACCACCGGCCAGGATGCGCATCTGCAGAGCGGGCAGGGGCTCTCTCTGCAGGCGCAGAATGCCGCGCTGAACGGCACGCAGGCGGCGAAGGGGGCCCTGTCGGTGACGGCGGGCACGATTGCGCACGCCGGGAAATCCACCGGTGACACGCTGAGTTTTAACGCGACCGGCGACCTGACCAGCGGCGGAGAGCTTACCGCCAGCGCCATCGCGCTCAGCGGACAGAACATCCTCCAGTCCGGCGTCGCAAAAGCGGACCGCATGACCCTGACGGCCCCCGGGCGCATCACCAGCAGCGGTACGCTGGTTGCCGGTACGCTGGCGCTGGACGCTGCCTCGGTGGAGAACAGTGGACTGCTGCAGGGGACCACCCTGCTCGGCCTGAAGACCGGGTCACTCACGAACCTCGCGGGCGGGTCGGTCTACAGCACGCAGGATTTAACGCTGAACGTTCCGGTGCTGGCTAACAGCGGGCTTATCACCACCGACGGCACGCTGCGCATGAAAGGCGACACGCTGACAAACCAGGGCGAAATCAACGGCGTCAGCCTGAGCAGCGACTACCTCAGCCTGACCAACGCCGATACCGGACGCCTGCTGGCGGACGACCGGCTCACCCTGAACGGCACTGCGTTTGCTAACGCGGGCAATATTGCGGCCAGCGACCTGCACATCACGGCGGACAGCCTGCAAAACCAGGGCACCGTTGAGGGGGACTCGGCGCTGACGCTCGGCGTGACAGACCTCACTAACCGTGGCGCGCTGCGCAGCAGCGGAACGCTGACGCTTAACGGCGACACGCTGGCCAATAGCGGCGAGCTCAGCGCCACCGCGCTGCTGCTGAACCTGACCCGACAGGCCAGCAACGATGCCGGCGGGCGGGTAATTGCCCGGGACGGCCTGACGCTGACCACCGCCAGCCTGACGAACAGCGGACTGATGGCCGGTACCGACGCGCAGTTTAACAGCGCGTCGTTGACCAACGGCGGCACGCTGCAGGGGACACATTCCCTGACGGCGACCGGGGCACAGCTCAGCAACCAGCAGGCGGGCATGCTGCTCTCCGGCGGCGCGCTCGACCTGCACCACACCACCCTGAACAACGCCGGGCTGCTGCAGGGCAATACCCTGAACCTGGCCACCGGCGAGTGGAACAACACCGGTAATGCGCTGGGGGAAGCTGGCGTGACGGCGGCGGTGACCGGCACGCTGACCAGCAGCGGCAAGGTGCTCAGCCAGCAGGCGGCGGACGTCCAGGCCGGCAGGACCGATAACCGGGGCCAGCTGCTGGCAAAAGTGCTGACCCTGCGGGGCGACCTGCAGAACAGCGGTCTGCTTCAGGGGAGCAGCACGCTGGCCTGGTCCGGGAACACCTTCACGAACCACGCTCAGGGGCAGGTGACGGGCGGCGATACCCTGACCCTGAGCGGACAAACCCTCAGCAACGCGGGCAGCCTTCAGGGGCGCAGCGCGACGCTTGAGGCCGGGAGCCTGAATAACCAGGGCAGCATTCAGACGCTGGACGCCATGACGCTTTCCACGACCGGCAGGCTGGATAACACGGGCGCCCTGCTCAGCCAGAACCTGTTCACGCTGACGGCGGCGCAGCTGTTCAACGACGGCCAGCTGGCCGGGAAAGCGCTCACGGTGAAGGCCGCGCAGCTGAACAACACCGGCATTCTTCAGGGCAACGACACGCTGGCGCTGACCACCCGCGCGCTGAGCAACGGCGCCACCGGGCAGCTGGTGAGCGGCAGTTCTCTGGACGTATCCCTCGACACGCTCGATAACGCCGGTCTGCTGCTGGTGAACGGCGGGTTCACCCTGCGGGGCAGCGACCTGACGAACCGGGGCGATATTCAGGCGCAGAGCCTGGATTTGGGCCTGAGCAATGCCCTGACCAGTACCGGGAACATCGTGGCCACCGAAGATGCCACGCTTAACGCGACGACGCTGACCAGCAGCGGCACGGTGGCGGGCAAAACGCTGACCGCAGGCGGTACTGAGCTGCGCAACAGCGGCCTGATGCAGGGCAGCAACGCGGTTAACGCCACCGCCGACCGCTTTATCAACGAGCTGAACGGTAAATGGCTCTCCGGCGGCGGCTTCACGCTGACGGGCGGACAGCTGACCAACGCCGGTACGCTGCAGGGCGCCACGCTGGGTATGACCGGCACCGCCCTCACCAACAGCGGCACGGTGAACGGGCAGACGGGACTCAGCGGCACGCTCAGCGGGGCGTTAACGAATACCGGGCTGCTGCAGAGCGGCGGCGCGACCGCCTTCACCGCGGACACCCTGGCGAACCCGGGGCGCATCACGGGCGGTACGCTGTCCCTCACTGCCCGCGATATGAACAACGGCGGGCTGATGCAGGGAACGAACGGCCTGGCGCTCACCGGCACCACGCTGACCACGGGCGCGACCTCGCGCACCCTCTCCGGCGGCATGCTGACGCTGGATGCAGGCCAGCTGACCACGCAGGGCACGCTGCAGGGGAACGGCGCAGGCATCCGCGCCAGCGACTGGACGCACGGCGGGTCTCTGCTCAGCCAGGGAACGCTGACGGCCACGACCGGCGGCACGCTGACCTCAACCGGCTCGCTGATGAGCCAGGGCAGGACGGATATCACCGCACAGACGCTGGATAACCGCGGGCAGCTCCTCAGCGAGGGAGATGTGACGCTCGGCGGCAGCACGCTTAAAAACAGCGGCACCGTGCAGGGGAACTCCCTCGCGCTGCATCAGAACAGCATTAACAACCAGGGCATCTTAACCGGTCTGCAGAGCCTGACCGTTCAGGGGCAGCAGCGGCTGATGGCGCGCATGGCGATGGCCGCGCCGCAGCAGGAGCTGATTAACGGCGCAGACGGCAAGCTTCTCACCCAGGGCGCGCTGACGATTGCGTCCGGCGCGGTGACCAACGCCGGCAGCTGGCAGGCACAGAACATCCTGCTTAACGCCCGGTCGCTCACCAACAGCGGCGCGGTGCAGAGCGCCGGTGCGCTGCAGATGACGCTGGCCGATACGCTCACCGGAACCGCAGGCAGCAGGATCACCGCGCTGGGTGCGGCGACGCTGCAGGCCGTGACGCTGGCGAACCAGGGCCAGTGGGCGGCGAAAAACCTGACGCTGACAGGCGGCACGCTCAGCAACAGCGGCGCCATCAGCGGCGTGAATGGCCTGACCCTCAGCCAGACCGGCGCGGTCAGCCAGCAGTCTGGCGGCACCCTGCTGTCCGGCGGGGCGCTGAACGTCACGGCGGCCTCCGTCACCAGCGACGGCAAAATGCAGGGGGGCACGCTCGGCATCACCACCGGGGCGCTCACCAACGGCGGACGTCTGCAGGGCGATAACGGCGCGACGCTGGCCCTCAGCGGGACGCTGACCAACAACAGCGGAGGCGAAATCGTCAGCCGCGATGCGCTGACGCTGACCACGCCCGCGCTGTTTAACTACGGCCTGATCCAGGGCGGCGGCGAGACGCGGGTGACAGCCTCCTCCCAGGCGCGTAACGACGGCAGATTCCTCTCCGGCGCGCGCCTGACGCTCGGCACGCCGCAGTTCACCGGCACCGGCTGGCTGCAGGCCACCGACCTGATACTCAATGCGGCAAATGCCTTCAACGGCGGCACGTGGGTGGCCGATCGCGCCACCCTGACCGGCACCAGCTTCGCCAGCCAGGGCACCACCCAGGCGGGACAGCTGACGGTTAACTACGGCCAGCTGAACAACAGCGGCACACTGCTCGGCAACGCGCAGCTGAACATTAATGCCGACCAGGTAACCCAGAGCGCGGGCGGTAAGCTGCTGAGCGGCGGCAACCTGTGGCTGCAGAGCCGGGGGCTGGACCTGACCGGCCAGCTGGTGTCCCTGGGGGACTTAACGCTGCAGCTGACGAACGCGTTTACCAGCCGGACCGCCGTGGCGGCAGGAAGAACCCTGACCATCAACAGCGGCGGCGACATCGATAACCGCAGCGTGCTGCAGGGGCAGGCGGTCAACCTGAACGCGGGCGGGCAGCTCAGCAACAACGGACAAATCACCACCGGCGGCGGCGCGAGCACGCTCTCCGGCAGCAGCGTGGCGCTGAACGCCGCGGGCTCGGTGCAGGGCGGAGGTGACATCACCGTGGCCAGCCGGAGCAATATTACCGTGGACGGCTTCACCGGCACGCGCGGCTCGCTGACCCTGAGCGCGCCGGGCGCCATCGTCAACACCGCGCTGCTGTATGCGGCGAATAACCTGGCGCTGTTTGCCGACAGCATCACCAACCAGCGCGGCGACATCATGGCGGGGAACAACCTGTGGATGCAGCGGGATGCGGCGGGGAATGCGAACAGCCAGGTGGTGAACACGTCGGGGAATATTGAGACGCAGAATGGTGATATTACGATCAGAACGGGGCATTTGCTGAACCAAAGGGATGGTCTGGTGGTGCTTAACAGCAAAACCGAAAACCTGATGGAGCAGGTCAAGTGGTTGAAGGACGGCTATGCGGATATCCCTCTTTCTGAGCTGATCGCGGGAACCGATTATGGCTATATCGTCATGGAATCCTGCAGCGGCGGTGGCAGTCCTGGGCATGGAGCTGGTCCTACATGCAGGGATATAGCTACTCCGATGCCGATGAAAAACAGTCCGGCGAAAGAGATTGCGATTTTACGAACGACACAAACTGTGTCCGCAAATGGTGGAGCGGGACGGATTAGTTCAGCCCAGGGGATGGTCATTCAGGCGGGGCAACTGGAAAATAATGCCAGTACACTGCTTGCCGCGAAAGATATGTTCCTTTCTGGTACGACTCTGCAAAATCAGTCATGGACTGATGGTACGGTGACGCGTTACAGGACATATGTTGCCGACCGTGAGCAATATAATCGTAAAGCAAATCCCTCCGCGTCGGTCGACGCAGATGTTTATAAGAAGACCCCCATTCACTATGTTGCACAGGGTGATGATCGGGACGAAGGATCTGGAGGAACAATATATCGTTCCGTCATCCAGGCGGGCGGTAACGTCACCGCAAACTTTACCAGTAACATCAGCAACACCAATACCACCGCGAACGCGGGCGGCGTCAGCAACGTCATCTCCACGCCGTCGCTGAACACCCTCAGCAACCAGAGCGTCGGCAGCGGCGTGCAAAAACAGGGGCTGAACGCTACC
This region of Enterobacter pseudoroggenkampii genomic DNA includes:
- a CDS encoding ShlB/FhaC/HecB family hemolysin secretion/activation protein codes for the protein MNSSKIKNRIISLVNYAAAILLAVFFLARANAAPLSPADRDSIQQQQQQLLLQNQQQREELERSIPRPAPARPLPVTGSGPCFTIHTITLSGATLISPKTRQTLVAPWQGRCLDMAKITELLAHISDWYISRGYITSRAFLTEQDLSGGQLNIVVLEGRLEAIRLEGETPRMLKMAFPGRVGGILNLRDIEQGMEQINRLRTDPVQIEILPGTQAGYSIVNLTAKPEFPLSASVSLDNSGQKSTGEDQLSGVLTANNMLGLADKWFVSGGRSSDFASAYDAQNFQAGVSVPFGYGLLDYSYAWSNYRTTINNQGFNWLSTGDTRTHRVNASWVVFRNGEVKTGIAAGVVQRSSRNWLNDAPLQSSTRNLSSLILGITHTQKMLGGVATFNPTWSHGMPWFNAETDEDKSGDVPRAEFRKWSLNASFQRPITRNAWWLTSAYGQWSPDRLYGSERLTLGGESSVRGFKEQYLSGDNGGYWRNELGYSLFTLPVIGAVSATVAVDGGWLEKDRQDRFASGTLWGGSVGLSSAGRWYSSQISVGTPLHYPDWLGPDHVSVNWRIAFML
- a CDS encoding hemagglutinin repeat-containing protein; translation: MSVTADALEQNGTLSGATALTAQAGTLTSGEASRTTSQGNVQITATRSASLNGQTDAAGALTVSTGDLTTGQDAHLQSGQGLSLQAQNAALNGTQAAKGALSVTAGTIAHAGKSTGDTLSFNATGDLTSGGELTASAIALSGQNILQSGVAKADRMTLTAPGRITSSGTLVAGTLALDAASVENSGLLQGTTLLGLKTGSLTNLAGGSVYSTQDLTLNVPVLANSGLITTDGTLRMKGDTLTNQGEINGVSLSSDYLSLTNADTGRLLADDRLTLNGTAFANAGNIAASDLHITADSLQNQGTVEGDSALTLGVTDLTNRGALRSSGTLTLNGDTLANSGELSATALLLNLTRQASNDAGGRVIARDGLTLTTASLTNSGLMAGTDAQFNSASLTNGGTLQGTHSLTATGAQLSNQQAGMLLSGGALDLHHTTLNNAGLLQGNTLNLATGEWNNTGNALGEAGVTAAVTGTLTSSGKVLSQQAADVQAGRTDNRGQLLAKVLTLRGDLQNSGLLQGSSTLAWSGNTFTNHAQGQVTGGDTLTLSGQTLSNAGSLQGRSATLEAGSLNNQGSIQTLDAMTLSTTGRLDNTGALLSQNLFTLTAAQLFNDGQLAGKALTVKAAQLNNTGILQGNDTLALTTRALSNGATGQLVSGSSLDVSLDTLDNAGLLLVNGGFTLRGSDLTNRGDIQAQSLDLGLSNALTSTGNIVATEDATLNATTLTSSGTVAGKTLTAGGTELRNSGLMQGSNAVNATADRFINELNGKWLSGGGFTLTGGQLTNAGTLQGATLGMTGTALTNSGTVNGQTGLSGTLSGALTNTGLLQSGGATAFTADTLANPGRITGGTLSLTARDMNNGGLMQGTNGLALTGTTLTTGATSRTLSGGMLTLDAGQLTTQGTLQGNGAGIRASDWTHGGSLLSQGTLTATTGGTLTSTGSLMSQGRTDITAQTLDNRGQLLSEGDVTLGGSTLKNSGTVQGNSLALHQNSINNQGILTGLQSLTVQGQQRLMARMAMAAPQQELINGADGKLLTQGALTIASGAVTNAGSWQAQNILLNARSLTNSGAVQSAGALQMTLADTLTGTAGSRITALGAATLQAVTLANQGQWAAKNLTLTGGTLSNSGAISGVNGLTLSQTGAVSQQSGGTLLSGGALNVTAASVTSDGKMQGGTLGITTGALTNGGRLQGDNGATLALSGTLTNNSGGEIVSRDALTLTTPALFNYGLIQGGGETRVTASSQARNDGRFLSGARLTLGTPQFTGTGWLQATDLILNAANAFNGGTWVADRATLTGTSFASQGTTQAGQLTVNYGQLNNSGTLLGNAQLNINADQVTQSAGGKLLSGGNLWLQSRGLDLTGQLVSLGDLTLQLTNAFTSRTAVAAGRTLTINSGGDIDNRSVLQGQAVNLNAGGQLSNNGQITTGGGASTLSGSSVALNAAGSVQGGGDITVASRSNITVDGFTGTRGSLTLSAPGAIVNTALLYAANNLALFADSITNQRGDIMAGNNLWMQRDAAGNANSQVVNTSGNIETQNGDITIRTGHLLNQRDGLVVLNSKTENLMEQVKWLKDGYADIPLSELIAGTDYGYIVMESCSGGGSPGHGAGPTCRDIATPMPMKNSPAKEIAILRTTQTVSANGGAGRISSAQGMVIQAGQLENNASTLLAAKDMFLSGTTLQNQSWTDGTVTRYRTYVADREQYNRKANPSASVDADVYKKTPIHYVAQGDDRDEGSGGTIYRSVIQAGGNVTANFTSNISNTNTTANAGGVSNVISTPSLNTLSNQSVGSGVQKQGLNATGTVAVNSPQWNDQLQGALQQLNGGGALENGGASGTPLSNIGTTQKGNANLGQLGALANAGVTTADLRTAQGGAVGHYQGQRVDTSAYPLPSGNNGYFVFSDNPKSPYLIGINPKLNGLGQLDPALFADLNAMLGVKPSSTAPQETRLAFTDEKQFLGSSYMLGRLNLNPDYDYRFLGDAAFDTRYVSNVVLNQTGNRYLNGIGSDLDQMRYLMDNAAAAQQSLGLQFGVSLTADQIAALDHSLLWWEKATVNGETVMVPKLYLSPKDVTVNNGSVIAGNNVTLKGGDITNSGSSLLAKNSLTLDSQNSISNLNNGLMKAGGDLNLSAIGDINNISSTISGKTVALESLDGSINNLTQVEQIDINAGGKYGKIGLKDTLLGNTASITAQDGLSLEAGKNITVTGANLASGGDMLLNAWGDIAVNANQINDAFSSSRAKTSRSSVTYQGSNVTAGGNLLVNAGHNLDVTASDLKAGGSAGLSAGNDLNLNAAQTSESSRKGKSESHSTGLDRTTISAGDNLVLKAGQDINAQAAALAAEKSVGLQAGRDVNLAAEETTQGDSYRSGKKTVINESVRQQGTEIASGANTQILAGRDVTTEAAQVTAKGDIGVAAGRDVSLNTATESDYHYKEQTKTKKGFLSKKTTHTIEENSATRESGSLLSGDNVQVVAGNNLLVNGSAVAGDGDVKLKAGNNVDIVAATNSDTSWRFKEEKKSGLMGSGGIGFTIGSSKSTHDLREKGTTQSQSFSTVGSTGGNVAISAGNQVHIGGADLIAGKDLSLSGDSVIIEPGHDKRTRDETFEQKKSGLTVALSGTVGSAINNAVSAAQETKEQSDGRLKALQATKTVLSGVQAGQAADMAATTGDPNAMGVSLSLTTQKSKSQQHAESDAVAGSTLNAGNNLAITANGKNKGANSGDIVIAGSQLKAGGDTTLDAQNDILLSGAANTQKTSGKNSSSGGGIGVSIGAGGNGAGISVFANVNAAHGKDKGNGTDWTETTIDSGKNVTLKSGHDTVLDGAQVNGNKIVADVGHDLLMRSQQNNSDYDSKQTSVAAGGSFTFGTMSGSGYINASQDKMKSRFDSVAEQTGLYAGDGGFDITVGHHTQLDGAVIASTATPDKNSLDTGTLGFSDIHNEADFKTSHSGISLSGGGSFGDKFQGNLPGGMISAAGNKGHKEGTTQAAVAEGSLTIRDKANQKQDVADLSRDTEHANDSISPIFDKEKEQNRLNAVGMISDIGSQVADIARTQGDLNGLKAAQKETGATLPANATEKERQNYLAKLRDTQAYKEVMVTYGTGSAMQRGIQAATAALQGLAGGNIGGALAGASAPELANIIGHHAGIDDDTAAKAIAHAILGGVTAALQGNSAAAGAVGAASGELIATAIAKQFYPDTDPSKLTEEQKQTVSTLASVSAGIAGGIAGGNTAGAATGASAGKNSVENNFLSKGSPQLYTERFNNCNGEPSCEQGVRKDMAKESAENILKLKTCWDAGDTACVVQMRTLIELDEKAYTALRVQDNLAGRAYEDSAKWYADIIDNCNGKCGWLSAHLQKTTADGMAAAIYGSLADGVSISPKPGQTVKPVTDTVGKGPISERGSVANANFAQSKIRANETFSPEGADRYSKMAGQPINTVDDLANAVRNGSIKPSQLSVDYVEMNGTRLILNTRTSVALDRAGVPKAEWYGTNQTNVKVPGMDGKTYNDLATDQLIRNKLPETGSTDIPRGRK